The proteins below come from a single Procambarus clarkii isolate CNS0578487 chromosome 44, FALCON_Pclarkii_2.0, whole genome shotgun sequence genomic window:
- the LOC138350155 gene encoding uncharacterized protein produces the protein MDMKTEFRVFKESRVLRLSTNKSFDDTRSSVKSLRDTPRSPGKLEDAPSSVNRLEDAPSSVNRLEDAPSSVNRLEDAPSSVNRLEDAPSSVNRLEDAPSSVNRLEDAPSSVNRLEDAPSSVNRLEDAPSSVNRLEDAPSSVNRLEDAPSSVKSLEDTFPSVIRVSG, from the exons atggacatgaagactgaaTTTAGAGTGTTTAAGGAGTCACGTGTTCTTCGGCTGTCGACAAATAAGAGCTTTGATGACACCCGGTCCTCCGTCAAGAGTCTTAGAGACACCCCTCGGTCCCCCGGCAA GCTTGAGGACGCCCCCTCCTCCGTCAACAGGCTGGAGGACGCCCCCTCCTCCGTCAACAGGCTGGAGGACGCCCCCTCCTCCGTCAACAGGCTAGAGGACGCCCCCTCCTCTGTCAACAGGCTGGAGGACGCCCCCTCCTCCGTCAACAGGCTGGAGGACGCCCCCTCCTCCGTCAACAGGCTGGAGGACGCCCCCTCCTCCGTCAACAGGCTGGAAGACGCCCCCTCCTCCGTCAACAGGCTGGAGGACGCCCCCTCCTCCGTCAACAGGCTGGAGGACGCCCCCTCCTCCGTCAACAGGCTGGAGGACGCCCCCTCCTCCGTCAAGTCACTGGAGGACACCTTCCCTTCTGTAATAAGAGTTTCTGGATAA